One genomic segment of Micromonospora sp. WMMC415 includes these proteins:
- a CDS encoding aldehyde dehydrogenase: MYTVAQLIGGVWGAGGEGGELVVHDPADGSRVSSVPVATADEVGKAVEAARDVAADWAATAMADRAAALHRAADAVAAVADELARATTAEMGKPVADARGGVDAGIGTLRQYAELAPVRGGRTLHGGHHAMDFMIPQPRGVVAAITPWNDPVAVSCGLLGAALVTGNVVLYKPSERTPATGWLLARALDEALPAGVLSLLTGGPEVGAALAAQPVDLVAHVGSTATGRAIAAAAARTGAKVLLENGGSDPLVVDGDVDPVWAAGQAALGAFANAGQICVAVERIYVHRDVAEDFVDALVERAQALRVGPGTDPATELGPLVDRRHRDHVHGQVTAAVAEGARLRAGGTLPDGTGAFYPATVVTECRHDMTLVREETFGPVAPVVVVDSFSEGLRCAADSPYGLAATVLTGSMSHAQRAWRELPVGTVKVNAVFGGAPGGAAHPRRGSGQGFGYGPELLDEFTATKAVHIEAPGGGHW; the protein is encoded by the coding sequence ATGTACACGGTTGCACAGCTCATTGGTGGAGTGTGGGGCGCGGGCGGCGAGGGGGGCGAACTGGTCGTCCACGACCCGGCCGACGGGTCCCGGGTCAGCTCGGTGCCGGTCGCGACGGCGGACGAGGTCGGCAAGGCGGTGGAGGCGGCGCGTGATGTCGCGGCCGACTGGGCGGCGACCGCTATGGCCGATCGGGCCGCCGCCCTGCACCGGGCGGCGGACGCGGTGGCGGCCGTGGCCGACGAGCTGGCCCGGGCGACCACGGCCGAGATGGGTAAGCCCGTCGCCGACGCGCGCGGCGGGGTGGACGCGGGCATCGGCACGTTGCGACAGTACGCCGAACTCGCCCCGGTGCGCGGCGGGCGGACGCTGCACGGCGGTCACCACGCGATGGACTTCATGATTCCCCAACCGCGGGGCGTGGTGGCCGCGATCACCCCCTGGAACGATCCCGTGGCGGTCTCCTGCGGTCTGCTCGGCGCCGCTCTGGTCACCGGCAACGTGGTCCTCTACAAGCCCAGCGAGCGCACCCCGGCCACCGGCTGGCTGCTGGCCAGGGCCCTCGACGAGGCGCTGCCGGCCGGGGTGCTGTCGCTGCTGACCGGTGGGCCCGAGGTGGGCGCCGCGCTGGCCGCCCAGCCGGTTGACCTGGTCGCCCACGTCGGGTCCACGGCCACCGGCCGGGCCATCGCCGCGGCGGCGGCCCGCACCGGGGCGAAGGTGCTGCTGGAGAACGGCGGCAGCGACCCCCTCGTCGTCGACGGCGACGTGGATCCGGTCTGGGCCGCCGGGCAGGCGGCGCTCGGCGCGTTCGCCAACGCCGGCCAGATCTGCGTGGCGGTGGAGCGCATCTACGTCCACCGGGACGTGGCCGAGGACTTCGTCGACGCCCTGGTCGAGCGGGCGCAGGCACTGCGGGTGGGTCCCGGCACCGACCCGGCGACCGAGCTGGGCCCGCTGGTCGACCGTCGGCACCGCGACCACGTGCACGGGCAGGTCACGGCGGCGGTGGCGGAGGGCGCCCGGCTCCGCGCCGGCGGCACCCTGCCCGACGGTACCGGCGCGTTCTACCCGGCGACCGTGGTCACCGAGTGCCGGCACGACATGACCCTCGTCCGCGAGGAGACCTTCGGGCCGGTCGCCCCGGTCGTCGTGGTCGACTCGTTCTCCGAGGGGCTGCGCTGCGCGGCCGACTCGCCGTACGGGCTCGCCGCGACGGTGCTGACCGGCTCGATGAGCCACGCCCAGCGGGCCTGGCGCGAACTGCCGGTCGGCACCGTCAAGGTCAACGCGGTCTTCGGCGGCGCGCCGGGCGGTGCCGCGCATCCGCGCCGCGGCAGCGGCCAGGGCTTCGGGTACGGCCCGGAGCTGCTCGACGAGTTCACCGCCACGAAGGCGGTGCACATCGAGGCTCCCGGCGGCGGCCACTGGTGA
- a CDS encoding ChaB family protein: MPGREDMPSTLRRSPEKAQRTWAKTHDSAVETYGEGERSHRTAFAAVKHQFEKVGDHWEPKGRKGPSDRQAAGGGPQRRAETAAGVDANATKDHLMKVARKLDVPGRSTMTKPELVKAIQKANNRATTKTREKAKARSR, translated from the coding sequence ATGCCCGGGCGCGAGGACATGCCCAGCACGCTGCGGCGCTCCCCGGAGAAGGCGCAGCGCACGTGGGCGAAGACGCACGACTCGGCGGTGGAGACGTACGGCGAGGGGGAGCGGTCGCACCGGACCGCCTTCGCCGCGGTCAAGCACCAGTTCGAGAAGGTCGGCGACCACTGGGAACCGAAGGGTCGCAAGGGCCCCAGCGACCGGCAGGCGGCCGGCGGCGGCCCGCAGCGGCGCGCCGAGACGGCCGCCGGTGTGGACGCGAACGCCACCAAGGACCACCTCATGAAGGTCGCCCGCAAGCTGGACGTCCCCGGCCGGTCCACCATGACCAAGCCGGAACTGGTCAAGGCCATCCAGAAGGCCAACAACCGGGCGACGACCAAGACCAGGGAGAAGGCCAAGGCCCGCTCCCGATAG
- a CDS encoding YihY/virulence factor BrkB family protein, which yields MTTTEPGTAVRESPRSRLPGRVRQVSWRTWRGVLVRSARNFVRDNCADWAAALTYYGVLALFPSTIVVVALVGLVSEGERTVDTVLDLARDVGAGSVVANEGFVGVVRGVVEEQSGASVLLSFGLLGALWSASGFIGAFTRASNAVYGVEEGRPVWKLRPMQIGLAAVSLVLLAVVAVGLIVSGPVTDAVGDLIGAGGLARTVWSVVKWPVLALIMMVLLSLLFWIAPNVRQPRFRWLTPGGVVALLSWVVASAGFGLYVANFGSYDATYGSLGAVIAFLVWLYLSNSALMLGVQINAELQRGRALQAGARRPEEPLLPPKAEAGT from the coding sequence ATGACGACGACGGAGCCCGGCACGGCGGTCCGCGAGTCGCCGCGGTCGCGGCTGCCCGGGCGGGTCCGGCAGGTGAGCTGGCGGACCTGGCGGGGCGTGCTGGTACGCAGCGCCCGCAACTTCGTCCGGGACAACTGCGCCGACTGGGCGGCGGCCCTGACCTACTACGGCGTGCTCGCGCTCTTCCCCTCCACGATCGTGGTGGTCGCACTGGTCGGGCTCGTCTCCGAGGGCGAACGGACCGTGGACACGGTCCTCGACCTGGCCCGCGACGTGGGCGCCGGGTCGGTCGTCGCCAACGAGGGCTTCGTGGGCGTGGTCCGGGGCGTGGTCGAGGAGCAGAGCGGCGCGAGTGTGCTGCTGAGTTTCGGTCTGCTCGGCGCCCTCTGGTCGGCCTCGGGCTTCATCGGCGCGTTCACCCGGGCCTCGAACGCCGTGTACGGGGTCGAGGAGGGGCGGCCGGTGTGGAAGCTGCGGCCGATGCAGATCGGGCTCGCCGCCGTCTCGCTGGTGCTCCTGGCCGTGGTCGCGGTCGGGCTGATCGTCAGCGGCCCGGTGACCGACGCCGTGGGTGACCTGATCGGCGCCGGTGGACTGGCCCGCACGGTGTGGAGCGTCGTCAAGTGGCCCGTGCTGGCGCTGATCATGATGGTGCTGCTGAGCCTGCTGTTCTGGATCGCGCCGAACGTCCGGCAGCCCCGCTTCCGCTGGCTCACCCCGGGCGGCGTGGTCGCCCTGCTCTCCTGGGTCGTCGCCTCCGCCGGCTTCGGCCTGTACGTGGCCAACTTCGGTTCGTACGACGCCACGTACGGCAGCCTCGGGGCGGTCATCGCCTTCCTGGTGTGGCTCTACCTGTCCAACTCGGCGCTGATGCTCGGCGTGCAGATCAACGCGGAACTCCAGCGTGGCCGGGCGTTGCAGGCCGGCGCCCGGCGCCCCGAGGAGCCGCTGCTGCCGCCCAAGGCGGAGGCCGGTACGTGA
- a CDS encoding DUF2795 domain-containing protein — protein sequence MERVNSKHGPRLDEQMSQEVAGLVQGPGTGGSRVDEQRVPEPAGEDQPETTTAPAGELRSGAPKGMSSRDVEDRSRLGRFITMSALPGDRATLIANARDNDAPDDIITALEGLPEGIHYQTVSEVWAALGNKNETTRW from the coding sequence ATGGAACGCGTCAACAGCAAGCACGGACCGAGGCTCGACGAGCAGATGAGCCAGGAGGTCGCCGGCCTCGTGCAGGGGCCGGGGACCGGGGGCTCGCGGGTCGACGAGCAGCGGGTGCCGGAACCGGCGGGTGAGGACCAGCCGGAGACGACGACGGCACCGGCCGGCGAGCTCCGGAGCGGGGCGCCCAAGGGGATGAGTTCCCGGGACGTCGAGGATCGGAGCCGGCTGGGGCGGTTCATCACCATGTCGGCACTGCCCGGTGACCGAGCGACGCTGATCGCCAACGCGCGGGACAACGACGCGCCGGACGACATCATCACCGCCCTGGAGGGGCTGCCGGAGGGCATCCACTACCAGACGGTGTCCGAGGTGTGGGCGGCGCTCGGCAACAAGAACGAGACGACCCGCTGGTGA
- a CDS encoding SRPBCC family protein, with translation MSGVMEHVDVSVPVRTAYDQWTQFEDFPHFMEGVQEVRQLTDTMTHWTVEIAGVKREFDAEITEQLPDERVAWRSTGGTKHAGVVTFHRLDESSSRVTLQLEFEPHGVLEQAGDKLGVVDRRAKGDLERFKQYIERRGQETGAWRGKVDRPQP, from the coding sequence ATGAGTGGCGTCATGGAACACGTGGACGTGTCGGTCCCGGTGCGGACCGCGTACGACCAGTGGACTCAGTTCGAGGATTTTCCGCACTTCATGGAGGGTGTGCAGGAGGTCCGCCAGCTCACCGACACGATGACCCACTGGACCGTCGAGATCGCCGGGGTGAAGCGCGAGTTCGACGCGGAGATCACCGAGCAGCTGCCCGACGAGCGGGTGGCCTGGCGCTCGACCGGCGGCACCAAGCACGCGGGCGTGGTTACCTTCCACCGGCTGGACGAGAGCTCCAGCCGGGTCACCCTCCAGCTGGAGTTCGAGCCGCACGGCGTCCTCGAGCAGGCCGGTGACAAGCTCGGCGTGGTCGACCGGCGCGCCAAGGGTGACCTGGAGCGGTTCAAGCAGTACATCGAGCGGCGCGGTCAGGAGACCGGCGCCTGGCGGGGCAAGGTCGACCGCCCGCAGCCCTGA
- a CDS encoding DUF6401 family natural product biosynthesis protein translates to MRVPFNQVTPRTAVGSARSTLAALSATVGAAGLAAAAVRPGLLALVDQHAAAIRESLAGDRRPLTAAALAGYADGVRAAAAEHDWQPPAGPVDWSAPDWLLTRLLAVSALAGALDAPKPASLPPL, encoded by the coding sequence ATGCGCGTGCCGTTCAACCAGGTCACCCCCCGTACCGCCGTCGGCTCCGCCCGGTCGACGCTGGCCGCCCTGTCCGCGACCGTGGGCGCCGCCGGGCTCGCCGCGGCCGCCGTCCGGCCCGGCCTGCTCGCGCTGGTCGACCAGCACGCCGCGGCGATCCGGGAGAGCCTCGCCGGGGACCGCCGACCGCTGACCGCCGCCGCCCTGGCCGGCTACGCCGACGGCGTACGCGCCGCCGCGGCGGAGCACGACTGGCAGCCGCCGGCCGGTCCGGTCGACTGGTCGGCGCCGGACTGGCTGCTCACGCGCCTGCTCGCGGTCTCCGCGCTGGCCGGCGCCCTGGACGCCCCGAAGCCCGCGTCGCTCCCGCCGCTCTGA
- a CDS encoding SpoIIE family protein phosphatase has translation MPGTVGRVPTPPAPVSAGPASSGAAADVYAHDWAGTSLGPRPGWDPALRAAAELVLSSPVPMALALDDDFLLLYNDGYAELIGDKHPEAIGRPAAEVFGEVWQLPGVGEAVERTYRTGEPSLGKEVTLPLRRRHSGAVEHAVFTRGYSAVRDSDGRIAGVLVVAAETTQVTRQLQSLSDLAAALAGTLTLDDVARVALRHALASFDADRVSFGVDESGGGWRMVRRLRGELIDEADERLPPLWRRFPPDSAAPLVVAARVGKARFVDDGEPLRETAVDRHDQKIQALAAVPLPGAVVRGGLTVGYQAAHAWSAAERALLHASAELVGQAAGRARRFETQHGTAQLLQRSMLPAHLPDLPRLRIAARYDPGVDGNAAGGDFYDAFLLPTGGLAVVLGDVAGHDVQAAARMGQVRAALRALALADPRPDAVLAGLDRLVTSLGAEGGTHELFVTVALGVIDADRQRLTLASAGHPAPLIRRCAADGEPYAEYADVPTGAPLGLGCRPATTTVRFSPGDTLLLFSDGVVERRRQGLGTGLDALASAVAGAGSSDPRALCAVATAAVAGTTDDDVAVLAVEHALRPSRSTSMEVPAEPTAPSRVRHWMTAQLTEWQVPESVIGAAVLCTSELTTNALLHAGTAARVEIDLSPERLLVSVADSGTRGTVTRAQTDTLSSRGRGLGLIEELSDAWGTDPTVRGSTVWFEILVPDR, from the coding sequence ATGCCAGGAACGGTCGGACGGGTGCCCACGCCACCAGCGCCGGTCTCGGCCGGACCCGCGTCCTCGGGCGCGGCGGCCGACGTGTACGCCCACGACTGGGCCGGCACGTCCCTCGGCCCCCGGCCCGGCTGGGACCCGGCCCTCCGCGCCGCCGCCGAGCTGGTGCTCTCCTCGCCGGTCCCGATGGCTCTCGCCCTCGACGACGACTTCCTGCTGCTCTACAACGACGGCTACGCCGAGCTCATCGGCGACAAGCACCCGGAGGCGATCGGCCGCCCGGCTGCCGAGGTGTTCGGGGAGGTGTGGCAGCTGCCGGGCGTCGGGGAGGCCGTCGAGCGGACGTACCGCACCGGTGAGCCGTCGCTGGGCAAGGAGGTCACCCTGCCCCTGCGCCGCCGCCACTCGGGTGCGGTGGAGCACGCCGTCTTCACGCGGGGCTACTCGGCCGTCCGCGACAGCGACGGCCGGATCGCCGGCGTCCTCGTCGTCGCGGCGGAGACCACCCAGGTCACCCGGCAGCTCCAGAGCCTGAGCGACCTCGCCGCCGCGCTCGCCGGCACGCTCACCCTGGACGACGTGGCACGGGTCGCGCTGCGTCACGCGCTCGCCTCCTTCGACGCCGACCGGGTGTCCTTCGGGGTGGACGAGAGCGGCGGCGGCTGGCGGATGGTCCGCCGGCTGCGGGGCGAGCTGATCGACGAGGCCGACGAGCGGCTCCCGCCGCTGTGGCGGCGCTTCCCGCCGGATTCGGCGGCGCCGCTGGTGGTCGCGGCCCGCGTCGGGAAGGCCCGCTTCGTCGACGACGGCGAGCCGCTGCGGGAGACCGCGGTGGACCGCCACGACCAGAAGATCCAGGCCCTGGCCGCCGTGCCGCTGCCGGGTGCCGTCGTCCGCGGCGGCCTGACCGTGGGGTACCAGGCCGCGCACGCCTGGTCGGCCGCCGAGCGGGCACTGCTGCACGCCTCCGCCGAGCTGGTCGGGCAGGCGGCCGGGCGGGCCCGCCGGTTCGAGACCCAGCACGGTACGGCCCAACTCCTGCAACGCAGCATGCTTCCGGCGCACCTGCCGGACCTGCCCCGGCTGCGCATCGCCGCCCGCTACGACCCCGGTGTCGACGGCAACGCGGCCGGGGGGGACTTCTACGACGCCTTCCTCCTGCCCACCGGCGGGCTGGCCGTCGTCCTCGGCGACGTGGCCGGGCACGACGTGCAGGCGGCCGCCCGGATGGGGCAGGTCCGGGCGGCGCTGCGCGCGCTGGCCCTGGCCGACCCCCGGCCGGACGCTGTGCTCGCCGGCCTCGACCGGCTGGTGACCAGCCTGGGCGCCGAGGGCGGCACCCACGAGCTGTTCGTCACCGTGGCGCTCGGGGTGATCGACGCCGACCGGCAGCGGCTCACGCTCGCCAGCGCCGGCCACCCCGCACCGTTGATCCGCCGGTGCGCCGCCGACGGTGAGCCGTACGCCGAGTACGCCGACGTGCCCACCGGCGCCCCGCTGGGCCTGGGCTGCCGACCGGCGACCACCACCGTCCGGTTCTCGCCCGGCGACACGCTCCTGCTGTTCAGCGACGGCGTGGTGGAGCGACGCCGGCAGGGGCTGGGCACCGGCCTGGACGCGCTGGCCAGCGCGGTCGCGGGGGCCGGCAGCAGCGACCCGCGCGCGCTCTGCGCGGTGGCGACCGCCGCCGTGGCGGGCACCACCGACGACGACGTGGCCGTGCTGGCCGTGGAGCACGCCCTGCGACCGAGCCGGTCGACCAGCATGGAGGTGCCGGCCGAGCCGACGGCGCCGAGCCGGGTCCGCCACTGGATGACCGCGCAGCTCACCGAGTGGCAGGTGCCGGAGTCCGTCATCGGCGCGGCGGTGCTCTGCACCAGCGAGCTGACCACCAACGCTCTGCTGCACGCCGGGACCGCCGCCCGGGTGGAGATCGACCTGAGCCCGGAGCGGCTGCTCGTGTCGGTCGCCGACTCGGGCACCCGGGGCACCGTCACCAGGGCGCAGACCGACACGTTGAGCAGCCGGGGCCGGGGTCTCGGCCTGATCGAGGAGCTGAGCGACGCGTGGGGCACGGACCCGACCGTCCGGGGCTCGACGGTGTGGTTCGAGATCCTCGTCCCCGACCGGTGA
- a CDS encoding HAD family hydrolase, with protein sequence MPHDNASGVLFDVDGTLVDTTYLHTVSWWEALRQTGRPVPMATIHRAIGMGSDKLLDHLLGAERDHDVDSRLREAHDTLYGEYWERLEPLPRAADLLRACADRGLRVVLATSAAEHEVGALRRALAADDVIDTVTSSADAQESKPAPDILVAALDQAGLDATRAVFVGDSVWDVAAAGRLGVPCVGLTCGGTSRGELAGAGAVAVYDDPAALLDGLADSPLAVPR encoded by the coding sequence ATGCCGCACGACAACGCCTCGGGTGTCCTCTTCGACGTGGACGGCACCCTGGTCGACACGACGTACCTGCACACGGTGAGCTGGTGGGAGGCGCTGCGCCAGACCGGCCGGCCGGTGCCGATGGCCACCATCCACCGCGCGATCGGCATGGGCTCGGACAAGCTCCTCGACCACCTGCTCGGGGCGGAGCGGGACCACGACGTGGACAGCCGCCTGCGGGAGGCCCACGACACCCTGTACGGCGAGTACTGGGAGCGCCTGGAGCCGCTCCCCCGCGCCGCCGACCTGCTGCGGGCGTGCGCCGACCGGGGGCTACGGGTCGTGCTGGCGACGTCGGCCGCCGAGCACGAGGTGGGGGCGCTGCGCCGGGCCCTGGCCGCGGACGATGTCATCGACACCGTCACCTCGTCGGCGGACGCCCAGGAGAGCAAACCCGCCCCGGACATCCTGGTGGCCGCGCTGGACCAGGCCGGCCTCGACGCCACCCGGGCGGTGTTCGTCGGCGACTCGGTCTGGGACGTCGCCGCGGCCGGCCGGCTCGGCGTCCCCTGCGTCGGCCTGACGTGCGGCGGCACCAGCCGGGGCGAGCTGGCCGGGGCGGGCGCGGTCGCCGTGTACGACGATCCGGCCGCACTCCTCGACGGGCTCGCCGACTCGCCGCTGGCCGTACCGCGCTGA
- a CDS encoding sodium:proton antiporter, with protein sequence MEPVDVAYALVGLGALLAGILPRVLERRPLSMPIAFLGLGMLIFLLPTGLPEPDPLAHPDIATHLTEIGVIVALMGAGLKIDRPLSWRRWSSTWRLLAIAMPLCIAAVALLGWWWAGLVPAAALLLGAALAPTDPVLAADVQVGEPTDVEDSEDEVRFALTSEAGLNDGLAFPFVYAAIAIATTGLAPARWLADWVTVDLLWKVAAGTAGGWLIGWLLGKLFFRAPSELRLARHAEGFLALAATFLAYGLVELVGGYGFLAVFVAARAIRAAERTHEFHSVLHDFAEQVERLLTVMLLLLFGGAVVGGLLGPLTWTAAAVGLALVFVVRPLVGWLALRGAPGRTAEHWVIALFGIRGVGSFFYLAYATTKADFPQAELLWATVGLVVVVSVVVHGIAATPVMQLLDRSGERTQDTATTRTPEPATA encoded by the coding sequence GTGGAACCCGTCGACGTCGCGTACGCGCTGGTGGGACTGGGGGCGCTGCTGGCGGGGATCCTGCCGCGCGTGCTGGAGCGCCGTCCCCTGTCCATGCCGATCGCCTTCCTGGGCCTCGGCATGCTGATCTTCCTACTGCCGACCGGCCTGCCGGAGCCCGATCCCCTGGCGCACCCCGACATCGCCACCCACCTCACCGAGATCGGCGTGATCGTCGCCCTGATGGGCGCCGGACTGAAGATCGACCGGCCGTTGAGCTGGCGGCGCTGGTCGTCGACCTGGCGGCTGCTGGCGATCGCCATGCCGCTGTGCATCGCGGCCGTGGCGCTGCTCGGGTGGTGGTGGGCCGGGCTCGTGCCGGCCGCCGCGTTGCTGCTGGGCGCGGCTCTGGCGCCCACCGACCCGGTGCTCGCCGCCGACGTGCAGGTCGGTGAACCCACCGACGTCGAGGACTCCGAGGACGAGGTCCGGTTCGCCCTCACCTCGGAGGCGGGGCTGAACGACGGCCTGGCCTTCCCCTTCGTGTACGCGGCGATCGCGATCGCCACCACCGGTCTCGCCCCGGCGCGCTGGCTGGCCGACTGGGTCACCGTCGACCTGCTGTGGAAGGTGGCGGCGGGGACGGCCGGCGGCTGGCTCATCGGGTGGCTGCTCGGCAAGCTGTTCTTCCGCGCCCCGAGCGAGCTGCGGCTGGCGCGGCACGCCGAGGGCTTCCTCGCGCTCGCCGCGACGTTCCTCGCGTACGGGTTGGTGGAGCTCGTCGGCGGGTACGGCTTCCTGGCGGTCTTCGTCGCCGCCCGGGCGATCCGCGCCGCCGAGCGGACGCACGAGTTCCACTCCGTGCTGCACGACTTCGCCGAGCAGGTGGAGCGGCTGCTCACCGTCATGCTTCTGCTGCTGTTCGGCGGTGCCGTGGTCGGGGGCCTCCTCGGGCCCCTGACGTGGACGGCGGCGGCGGTCGGCCTGGCGCTGGTGTTCGTGGTCCGGCCGCTGGTCGGCTGGCTGGCGCTGCGCGGGGCGCCGGGCCGTACGGCCGAGCACTGGGTGATCGCCCTGTTCGGCATCCGCGGCGTCGGCTCGTTCTTCTATCTCGCGTACGCGACCACGAAGGCCGACTTCCCGCAGGCCGAGCTGCTCTGGGCCACGGTCGGCCTGGTGGTGGTCGTGTCGGTGGTGGTGCACGGCATCGCCGCCACCCCGGTGATGCAGTTGCTCGACCGCTCCGGCGAACGCACTCAGGACACCGCGACGACCCGCACTCCCGAACCCGCGACGGCGTGA
- a CDS encoding NAD(P)/FAD-dependent oxidoreductase, which yields MIVVGAGIAGVACARELARAGIPVQIRERGRVAGGRMASKRFDGRPADLGAAYFTASDPGFAALVAEWQAAGLVREWTDTFLAYGAQGRHEVAGPMRWAAPRGLRSLVEHLARDLPVAVDRLVLGVEPGPVVDGRPCAAVALAMPGPQAALLLDPALAAATRAVQAQTWSPSLAVVLRFPDRRWADFRGAFVNDHPVLALVCDDGDRRGDGAPVLVAHTTPAFAAGHLLQPTAAGPAVEEAVRDLLALPEPAEQLHVHRWTYAKPTAGAEGTYHLDDDAIGLAGDAFGPPRVQTAWRSGHDLGRALTARLS from the coding sequence GTGATCGTGGTCGGGGCCGGCATCGCCGGGGTGGCGTGCGCCCGCGAGCTGGCCCGCGCCGGCATCCCGGTGCAGATCCGGGAACGTGGGCGGGTCGCCGGCGGGCGGATGGCCAGCAAGCGCTTCGACGGCCGTCCGGCCGACCTGGGGGCGGCCTACTTCACGGCCAGCGACCCCGGCTTCGCCGCCCTGGTGGCGGAGTGGCAGGCCGCGGGCCTGGTCCGCGAGTGGACGGACACCTTCCTGGCGTACGGCGCGCAGGGCCGCCACGAAGTGGCCGGACCGATGCGGTGGGCGGCGCCCCGTGGACTGCGCTCGCTGGTCGAGCACCTCGCCCGGGACCTGCCCGTGGCCGTGGACCGCCTGGTGCTCGGCGTGGAACCCGGGCCGGTGGTCGACGGCCGGCCCTGCGCGGCGGTGGCGCTCGCCATGCCGGGACCGCAGGCGGCACTCCTGCTCGACCCGGCTTTGGCGGCGGCGACCCGGGCCGTCCAGGCGCAGACCTGGTCGCCGTCGCTCGCCGTCGTGCTGCGGTTCCCGGACCGCCGGTGGGCCGACTTCCGGGGTGCCTTCGTCAACGACCATCCGGTGCTGGCGCTGGTCTGCGACGACGGCGACCGGCGGGGCGACGGCGCCCCGGTCCTGGTCGCGCACACCACCCCCGCGTTCGCCGCCGGTCACCTCCTCCAGCCCACCGCCGCCGGACCGGCCGTCGAGGAGGCGGTACGGGACCTGCTCGCCCTGCCCGAGCCGGCCGAGCAGCTGCACGTGCACCGGTGGACGTACGCCAAACCGACGGCCGGTGCCGAGGGGACGTACCACCTCGACGACGACGCGATCGGCCTGGCCGGCGACGCCTTCGGCCCACCCCGGGTGCAGACCGCCTGGCGCTCCGGCCACGACCTGGGCCGCGCCCTGACCGCCCGCCTCAGCTGA
- a CDS encoding DUF3072 domain-containing protein, with amino-acid sequence MTDRGNGRANPEAAVKDPDEWVTGEEPPTAAQESYLATLSREAGEEPPEGLTKAEASKRIDELQEETGRGR; translated from the coding sequence ATGACGGACCGAGGGAACGGCCGGGCGAACCCGGAGGCCGCTGTCAAGGACCCGGACGAGTGGGTCACCGGCGAGGAGCCACCGACCGCGGCGCAGGAGTCGTACCTGGCGACGCTGTCCCGCGAGGCGGGCGAGGAGCCGCCGGAGGGCCTCACCAAGGCGGAGGCCTCGAAGCGGATCGACGAACTCCAGGAGGAGACCGGCCGGGGCCGGTGA
- a CDS encoding metallophosphoesterase, which produces MRLVITADTHVPKRARDLPAPLWAAIDVADVVLHAGDWVDEALLDAMATRANRLIGVYGNNDGPALRARLPEIAEVDLDGLRVAVVHETGQRTRREERCEARFPDVDLLVFGHSHIPWDTVAPGGLRLLNPGSPTDRRAQPYATYLTARVDARRLADVELHRLPRR; this is translated from the coding sequence ATGCGCCTGGTCATCACCGCCGACACCCACGTGCCGAAGCGGGCCCGGGACCTGCCGGCACCGCTGTGGGCCGCCATCGATGTCGCGGACGTGGTGCTGCACGCGGGAGACTGGGTCGACGAGGCGCTCCTGGACGCCATGGCGACCCGCGCAAACCGGTTGATCGGGGTGTACGGCAACAACGACGGCCCGGCGCTGCGTGCCCGGTTGCCGGAGATCGCCGAGGTCGACCTCGACGGGCTCCGGGTGGCGGTGGTGCACGAGACGGGGCAGCGGACCCGGCGCGAGGAGCGCTGCGAGGCCCGGTTCCCGGACGTCGACCTGCTGGTCTTCGGGCACTCCCACATCCCGTGGGACACCGTCGCGCCGGGCGGCCTGCGGCTGCTCAACCCCGGCTCGCCGACCGACCGGCGCGCCCAGCCGTACGCCACCTACCTCACCGCGCGGGTCGACGCCCGGCGGCTGGCCGACGTCGAACTGCACCGCCTGCCGCGCCGCTGA